Below is a genomic region from Castanea sativa cultivar Marrone di Chiusa Pesio chromosome 2, ASM4071231v1.
TGAGGTCTAAGCACCAAGTCCTTtgtaaaaacccaaaatttacCGGATAGCACATTGGGATGCCAATAAATCCTTCGGATGTTTTCCTATAGTATCAGAGAACTTATGCACAAAAACTTTAACTTTGGTTGTGCACAATTCAGAAAATTGGGGTTTTCTGTAAAGGATCAAGTGCAAGAATGAACAAGCAACACAGAATGAACTTCAAGTACAAGAAGCCCGATTcactacttaaaaaaattagagcagTTCCTAACAGAATAGTAAAAGCAAGTTGTCCTAACAGAATAGGTAAACAAGCAAATCAACGGCTGTGCGCTTTGTAATTATATAGAGATAATTAAAAACATATCTTTCATATTTCTTGGCAGCATGGCCTAGGAATCATTCCAAACATACAAACCAAAAACTTGGAATAGGTCTAGCCTAAAAATATCAACAAACTAGCGTGTGATATGATAACATCACAATGCAAAAATATGTAATGTAAACGGTCATTGTAACAAGTTGCTGGATAAGTCTCCTGACATAAAAATGACTACACGGACATCACTTATGAGAAATTCAATAAACCCACATGTGAAAAATGAAAGTTCACTTGAACACTAATATGtcctaattaaattcatccGGAACTTCGTGATTCATGTCCGCATATTGAAAGGAACAAGTGAGATTATGGGCTAAAAAATCTCTGGACTAGTAGTGTACTTACATGCCAAAGTCCCATCCACCTAGAATTGACTTCATTCAAACATATTATATGACCAAGGGCAACTGAACAAAGCTACAAATTCAGATCACAACATTGGCAGATGAACATACTATGGcgcgttaaaaaaaaaatatgggccCCATAATTGACCCTACAAAAGCATATTACCACCTTGGAGAAAAGCAGAAAACCCAATACCTCACAAATTAAGATTAAACGATGAAACTACATAAGCatcttgataaaaaaaagaaatgtctAGCAATAAAGATGACTATCATTAAAGTTTGTGAGAAATACATAAAAACTCAAGCTGTTGTGAAACTCTAATTGATTGAAGACAGGCTAGCAATCCAAAAGCACAACTGCAGAAAGTTCAAAACAAAATTGGGAAATCCAGATAAAACTATGCTTATGCGGCATTCTCCTTTTTCAGTTTTGCTAGCTCCTGCTTGACCAGTCCAGCCCTCTGCAAAAACATATTTAagtgatttatgagcattgattatttaaaaaagaaaataatttcaaagcTAAAATGAAATAGCAAGACAAATAACCAACCAAATGATATTTATCATGACAAATTGAGAGAGATCACCAACCTTAATTTTTGCCAACATAAGCTTGAACCTATCAAAGTCAGTCAGATTTTGCCTTCTCTTCTGGACAATGAGTTTTCTGCCCCAGGAACTACTCTCCCACTTCTTCTTGACATCTGCCAGAACAAActcacaattattattaaaaaaaaaaacacagggTTGGCTGCGAAAATGATTCATGTTCATTCACAATTAACTGTCCTTACCAGCTTTCTCCATAGCATCCAGCAATTCCTTCTTCTTAGGAACCCTCTTAATGTCAATTTTAATGTCAGTGAGAGAAAGCCTCTTGAAATTCATTTGGGACCTTTCCATATCAGGAGCATCAACAAGAGCCTATACCAATTAATGAAGcaaatttaactaaaagatgGATAATgattataaattaaaagaaaaaaaaaaaacactttgtgAGTGAGGTAAGATGTGAAACAATGCATTAGAATCTATTCACAAATTATGAATAGATTGTGTTGCAACACGCACCACTTGCAATTTTAAAGGAAAATCTATTGCACCATAGAGTTAATTTTTGCATAATGAAACATTTCCCATCACAATCATCgctaaaattatacaaaatagacAATATATCACATCCCCAGATAAATACGAATACGAATACAAAAACATAAACCCAATTCAAAaggagaaattaaaaacaatcctACATCTTTATATgttgttaataatttctaacctcaatttaacatacttaaccAAATGTCCAAAAGACAAGATTAAATACAAAAAGCCCAAGTTATTAATAATTCTAACTTCACAATATTATTTGTACGGAAACTAGGCCACTATAAACAAATCATGATATTCATAAACGGCACTATAAGTATCATATCCCATATAGCAGCAAATCAACAAAACAGTTTTAATATACCTTAAAACAAAACACGAGAGACCCTTAAGGCCCTATTTTAGTAAGCTACTTTCTTTTCTATAAATCTAAGCATCCAATAAAAGCTGTGCCATTTtgctttattaaaaaagaaaaacatacaaaaatctgataaaaagaaaacagaaacagatcaaacatttttttttttttaaagagagagaatttcgAAATATAAGGATGAGAAGGTTTACTCTGTTCTGGTCGATGACATCGACGATGACGACGAGCTTGCCATAGTCTTCGCCGTAGTTGACGAGGGCAACCCGCCCGATCTCTACGTATCTCTTGAAAGGCTGCCAATCCACAATTCACAAACAAATGTTAGAGAGACATcgaagatgagagagagagagagagagagaggcactCACCATTTTGGGTTCGTGAggtgtgtgagagtgagagaggcgGAAGCGAAGCAGAGGAAATGAAAGGAGGGTAAGgaattagggttttatgtttaaGCTGGTTTTTATAGGTGTTTTCGACCCTCCGATTTAGGgttcttctttatttctttttgggtttttttttttagttttttttttgggccggGTCTGTGAGGGCGAGCCAGCCAGCGGGTGCGCTTGTTTAACCCTAGCTGggcttcatttcttttttttctttttctttttttccttatgtACGGGCTTCATctcaattttacaaaaaaaaaaaaaaaaaacactagtaGGGTTGGTTTTGAGGTCTGAAAATGGCATTTAAGATATAACGACTGATACTAGTGCTCTAAGGGCATTTACATCCAGTTTTTACAAAGTATCATTTTACAACACACTTAATAGCTTgacttttattttatcatactacacattaaaataatataaatatatttcacacttctctctctaatctctgTATCTCTTACATTCTCTCAACCACccaccacccaccaccaccaccacctagCTTCCTAGTCACACCACCCACCTCCGTTAAACAACATTCACACCACCCACCACCAAGAATCATTTTAAATCAAATCAACACAGTGAGCAAACAACATAAAAAGAACAGACCCATTAGGACCAACGACGACCAAACAGACCCACCATAATGACCCACGACGACCAAACACCACCCACCACAGTCACCACCACGCCAAACCAATCCAACCCAAACCCCATCGGAACCCAAGGTCCAAAAAACATAAATCCATAGCAAAAAATCCAACCATCagaatccaaaaaacaaaaaatcaaaatccaaaccgcatcaaaatcaaaatccaccTCAAACCCCATTGGAACCTATCTtaaatcaaaacccattcacCTCTGCCACGACCCACTCGATCTCGCTACGCCATGAGTCTATGACCATGCCCATCTCCACCACTGCACACCTCGCCACAACCCACCTTTCCACAACATTTAACTTAAAACCCCCCAACATGAAGACATTAGTAGAGCTTCGGTTATAAATCCTAGTCATCGGCGAGCAGTAGAGCTTGAGCACAAATCCCAATCATCGGTGAGCTGAGCATCCCATCATCGAAGACGAGAAGATTACGCTGCCAAACCCACGTCCACACCACTAGACCCACAACC
It encodes:
- the LOC142624286 gene encoding large ribosomal subunit protein eL14y, producing the protein MPFKRYVEIGRVALVNYGEDYGKLVVIVDVIDQNRALVDAPDMERSQMNFKRLSLTDIKIDIKRVPKKKELLDAMEKADVKKKWESSSWGRKLIVQKRRQNLTDFDRFKLMLAKIKRAGLVKQELAKLKKENAA